The Medicago truncatula cultivar Jemalong A17 chromosome 4, MtrunA17r5.0-ANR, whole genome shotgun sequence genome includes a region encoding these proteins:
- the LOC11444126 gene encoding protein CHUP1, chloroplastic encodes MVAGKVKVAMGFSKSPSPAHAHSTPPPQKKKQPPPPSPSTTTSSAKSSSHKSSFSRIGFHFPRSSAQVQPRPPDGTELLRLVEELRESESRLKTELLEHKLLKESIAIVPVLENELTVRETEIQRNRKRAEEAEEQNEKLKKELEELKQLMEDERIDSERKLKALEDEVTVLKKTASLHSEEHFSTSQRFQGIGEVSVKSNLMKTLKKTMSDHGIVMQKQNESVDLKREFSETEKPRHSRCNSEELADCHDSVLNVNVRSRVPRVPNPPPKPSSSSPSSSSSLSSSSVGENNNGETEQEILQPIPPAKTAAPPPPPPPPRKPASKAAAAPPPPPPPPKGGKMPPAKVRKVPEVVEFYHSLMRRDSQTRRESNSGTAAEVPATANARDMIGEIENRSTHLLAIKTDVETQGDFIRYLIKEVEGAAFTDIEDVVPFVKWLDDELSYLVDERAVLKHFDWPEQKADAMREAAFGYCDLKKLESEASSFRDDPRQLCGPALKKMQTLFEKLEHGVYNISRMRESATKRFKVFQIPVDWLLDSGYATKIKLASVKLAMKYMKRVSAELETVGGGPEEEELIVQGVRFAFRVHQFASGFDADTMRAFQELRDKARSCHVQCHDQQQKFLCRPAAC; translated from the exons ATGGTTGCCGGTAAAGTTAAGGTAGCAATGGGATTCTCCAAGTCGCCGTCACCGGCGCATGCACACAGTACTCCTCCACCGCAGAAGAAGAAACAACCACCACCTCCTTCACcttccaccaccacctcctccgcAAAATCCTCCTCTCACAAATCCTCATTCTCGCGAATCGGCTTCCACTTCCCGCGCTCATCCGCTCAAGTACAGCCTCGTCCACCAGACGGAACAGAACTTCTCCGTCTGGTGGAGGAGCTTCGTGAAAGCGAGTCTCGTTTGAAAACAGAACTTCTCGAGCATAAACTACTTAAAGAGTCCATCGCCATTGTTCCGGTTTTAGAAAACGAGTTAACAGTTAGGGAAACTGAGATTCAAAGAAACAGAAAAAGAGCGGAAGAAGCTGAAGAACAGAACGAGAAGCTAAAGAAAGAATTGGAGGAACTGAAGCAGCTAATGGAAGATGAACGAATAGATAGTGAAAGGAAACTGAAAGCGTTGGAAGATGAAGTTACCGTACTTAAGAAAACGGCGTCGTTACATAGTGAAGAACATTTTTCTACTTCACAGAGGTTTCAGGGGATTGGTGAAGTTTCTGTGAAGTCGAATCTTATGAAAACGTTGAAGAAAACCATGTCGGATCATGGAATCGTGATGCAGAAGCAGAATGAAAGTGTTGATTTGAAAAGAGAGTTTTCTGAAACTGAAAAGCCACGTCACTCTCGTTGTAATTCGGAGGAACTCGCCGATTGTCACGACTCAGTTTTGAACGTTAACGTCAGATCTAGAGTTCCTAGGGTTCCTAATCCACCGCCCAAGCCGTCGTCTTCTTCACCGTCGTCATCATCGTCACTGTCGAGCAGTTCCGTTGGGGAGAACAACAATGGCGAAACAGAGCAAGAAATTTTGCAACCGATTCCACCAGCGAAGACAGCAGCACCACCTCcacctcctccaccaccacGTAAACCTGCGTCAAAAGCAGCAGCGGCTCCTCCGCCTCCTCCACCACCGCCGAAGGGAGGAAAAATGCCTCCGGCGAAGGTAAGAAAAGTACCGGAGGTGGTAGAGTTTTATCATTCGTTGATGCGGAGAGACTCACAAACACGTCGTGAATCTAACTCCGGTACGGCAGCGGAGGTTCCGGCGACGGCGAACGCACGTGACATGATCGGAGAAATCGAGAACCGTTCTACTCACTTACTAGCG ATAAAAACTGATGTAGAAACACAAGGAGATTTTATTAGATACTTGATTAAAGAAGTGGAAGGTGCAGCATTTACGGACATTGAAGATGTGGTGCCTTTTGTTAAATGGCTTGACGACGAACTCTCCTATTTG GTGGATGAAAGAGCGGTGCTCAAACACTTTGATTGGCCAGAACAGAAGGCTGATGCTATGCGTGAAGCGGCATTTGGATATTGTGATCTCAAGAAGCTAGAATCTGAGGCTTCATCTTTCCGCGACGATCCTCGGCAGCTATGTGGTCCAGCTCTTAAGAAGATGCAAACTCTCTTTGAGAA ATTAGAACATGGGGTTTACAACATTTCTAGAATGAGAGAGTCAGCAACAAAGAGATTCAAAGTCTTCCAAATACCTGTAGATTGGTTGCTTGATAGCGGTTATGCCACCAAG ATAAAGCTGGCATCTGTAAAATTGGCTATGAAGTATATGAAGAGAGTTTCTGCTGAGCTTGAAACTGTTGGAGGTGGGCCTGAAGAAGAAGAGCTCATTGTCCAAGGAGTCAGATTTGCTTTCCGTGTACATCAG TTTGCAAGCGGTTTTGATGCGGATACAATGAGAGCATTCCAAGAATTGAGAGATAAAGCTAGGTCATGTCATGTTCAATGCCATGACCAGCAACAAAAATTCTTGTGCAGGCCTGCAGCATGTTAA
- the LOC11444700 gene encoding phospholipase A1-IIgamma, which produces MGSIARTWRELSGKSKWKGLLEPLHIDLRRYLLHYGQFAQATYDGFNFEKASKYAGNCRYSKKDFFSKVYLEKGNPFKYSVTKYLYATSKARDSAAFLLTSIFSKDAWSLETNWMGYVAVATDEAKEALGRRDIVVAWRGTIQGAEWVQNFNIDLDPAPLIFGPKSDVQLHNGFYSLYTSDNSSLPLADSSARKQVLNEISRLVELYKNEEISITVTGHSLGGALATISSMDIVANKFNIPKGQPQKTCPVTLFAFGSPRVGNSNFEKIFSDNNDLRALFIRNNNDIVPSSLRLAYSKVGEELEIDTEKSKYLKSGVSEHNMEVYLHGIAGTQGSKGGFNLEVNRDIALLNKSNDGLKDEYHIPENWRVVENKGMVQQSDGTWKLMDDHNDDVLIMRAKL; this is translated from the exons ATGGGTAGCATAGCAAGAACATGGAGAGAACTTAGTGGGAAAAGTAAGTGGAAAGGTCTATTGGAACCTTTACACATTGACCTACGTAGGTATTTACTACATTATGGACAATTTGCTCAAGCTACATATGATGGTTTCAACTTTGAAAAGGCATCTAAGTATGCAGGTAATTGTCGTTATTctaaaaaggattttttttccaaagtatATTTGGAAAAAGGTAATCCTTTCAAGTATTCTGTGACCAAGTATTTGTATGCAACTTCCAAAGCAAGAGATAGTGCAGCGTTTCTCTTAACTTCAATATTTTCAAAGGATGCTTGGAGTTTGGAAACAAATTGGATGGGGTACGTTGCTGTTGCCACTGATGAAG CTAAGGAAGCATTGGGGAGGAGGGACATagttgttgcttggagaggaaCAATTCAGGGTGCTGAGTGGGTTCAAAACTTTAATATTGATTTGGATCCTGCACCACTTATATTTGGTCCTAAATCGGATGTGCAGTTACACAATGGATTTTACTCTCTTTACACATCAGATAACTCAAGTTTACCATTAGCTGATTCTAGCGCTAGAAAACAG GTCTTAAACGAGATTAGCAGACTTGTGGAGCTATATAAGAATGAAGAAATTAGCATAACTGTAACGGGACACAGCTTGGGTGGTGCACTTGCAACTATAAGCTCTATGGATATAGTTGCTAATAAATTCAACATACCAAAAGGGCAACCTCAAAAAACATGTCCAGTCACATTATTTGCATTTGGTTCACCTCGTGTTGGAAATTCTAACTTTGAAAAGATTTTCTCCGACAACAATGATTTGAGAGCATTGTTTATTCGAAACAACAACGACATTGTTCCAAGTAGTCTACGCCTTGCATATTCAAAGGTGGGAGAGGAATTAGAAATCGACACTGAAAAATCAAAGTACTTGAAGAGTGGTGTTAGTGAACATAACATGGAGGTTTACTTGCATGGAATTGCAGGAACACAAGGAAGCAAAGGAGGGTTCAATTTGGAGGTGAATCGTGACATTGCACTATTAAACAAAAGTAATGATGGTTTAAAAGATGAGTATCATATTCCTGAGAATTGGAGGGTAGTGGAGAATAAGGGTATGGTTCAACAATCTGATGGTACTTGGAAGCTAATGGATGATCATAATGATGATGTTCTAATCATGCGTGCTAAATTGTAG
- the LOC11443980 gene encoding uncharacterized protein, whose translation MSSLQIPCFTKHTSLITGRAGNSFSSKPVSFSNYRSSKFQTCQISQQTQPNGAERSEGSTDSSPPMNHLLFVEMGVGYDQHGQDITAAATRACRDAITSNSIPAFRRGSIPGVSFEQMKLQIKLGVPRSLQKSLDIEKVKSVFPYGKILNVEVVDGGLISSSGVHVEEMGDKTDECYIVNAAVYVGY comes from the exons ATGAGTTCACTTCAAATTCCATGTTTTACCAAACACACTTCTCTCATCACTGGTCGCGCCGGAAACAGTTTTTCCAGCAAACCTGTTTCTTTCTCAAATTATCGATCATCTAAGTTCCAAACCTGTCAAATTTCTCAGCAAACTCAACCCAATGGAGCTGAACGAAGTGAAGGGTCTACCGATTCATCCCCACCAATGAATCATCTCTTGTTTGTTGAGATGGGTGTTGGTTACGATCAACACGGCCAAGATATTACTGCTGCAGCAACAAGAGCGTGCAGGGATGCTATTACTTCTAATTCAATTCCCGCTTTTCGCAGAg GTTCCATTCCTGGTGTCAGTTTTGAACAGATGAAATTGCAAATCAAGCTAGGGGTTCCTCGTTCTCTCCAGAAATCTCTGGATATTGAGAAAGTCAAGTCTGTATTTCCCTA TGGAAAAATTTTGAATGTTGAAGTTGTGGATGGTGGTTTGATATCCTCAAGTGGTGTGCATGTGGAAGAGATGGGTGACAAGACTGATGAATGCTACATTGTGAATGCCGCTGTTTACGTCGGTTATTAA
- the LOC11446242 gene encoding phospholipase A1-IIgamma: MGSIPSKKDMGSIAKTWRELSGKSKWKGLLEPLHIDLRKYLLHYGQFAQATYDAFNFEKASKYAGNCRYSKKDFFSKVYLEEGNPYKYSVTKYLYATSKASDSAAFLLTSIFSKDAWSLESNWIGYVAVATDEAKEALGRRDIVVVWRGTIQGSEWVQNFNIDLDPAPLIFGPKSNVQIHNGFYSLYTSENSGLPSADSSARKQVLNEISRLVELYKNEEISITVTGHSLGGALATISSVDIVANKFNMPKEQPQKACPVTTFAFGAPRVGNSYFQKIFSDHKDLSALFVRNENDIVPKSLTFFYYKVGEELEIDTEESKYLKSGVSAHNMEVYLHGIAGTQGSKGGFNLEVNRDIALLNKSNDGLKDEYHIPENWRVVENKGMVQQSDGTWKLMDDHNDDVLIMRAH; encoded by the exons ATGGGTagcattccttcaaaaaaagatatGGGTAGCATAGCAAAAACATGGAGAGAACTTAGTGGGAAAAGTAAGTGGAAAGGTCTATTGGAACCTTTACATATTGACCTACGTAAGTATTTACTACATTATGGACAATTTGCTCAAGCTACATATGATGCTTTCAACTTTGAAAAAGCATCTAAGTATGCAGGTAATTGTCGTTATTCTAAAAAGGATTTCTTTTCCAAAGTATATTTGGAAGAAGGTAATCCTTATAAGTATTCTGTGACCAAATATTTGTATGCAACTTCCAAAGCAAGTGATAGTGCAGCGTTTCTCTTAACTTCAATATTTTCAAAGGATGCTTGGAGTTTGGAATCAAATTGGATAGGGTACGTTGCAGTTGCCACTGACGAAG CTAAGGAGGCCTTGGGGAGGAGGGACATAGTCGTTGTTTGGAGAGGAACAATCCAGGGCTCTGAGTGGGTTCAAAATTTTAACATTGATTTGGATCCTGCACCACTAATATTCGGTCCTAAATCAAATGTACAAATACACAACGGATTTTACTCCCTTTACACATCTGAAAACTCAGGTTTACCATCAGCTGATTCTAGTGCTAGAAAACAG GTCCTGAACGAGATCAGCAGACTTGTGGAGCTATACAAGAATGAAGAAATTAGCATAACTGTAACTGGACACAGTTTGGGTGGTGCACTTGCAACTATAAGTTCAGTGGATATAGTTGCTAATAAATTCAACATGCCAAAAGAGCAACCTCAAAAAGCATGTCCAGTTACAACATTTGCATTTGGTGCACCTCGTGTTGGAAATTCTTACTTTCAAAAGATTTTCTCTGACCACAAAGATTTGAGTGCATTGTTTGTTcgaaatgaaaatgatattgTTCCAAAAAGTCTCACGTTTTTCTATTACAAAGTTGGAGAGGAATTAGAAATCGACACCGAAGAATCTAAGTACTTGAAGAGTGGGGTTAGTGCACATAACATGGAGGTTTACTTGCATGGAATTGCAGGAACACAAGGAAGTAAAGGAGGGTTCAATTTAGAGGTGAATCGTGACATTGCACTATTAAACAAAAGTAATGATGGTTTAAAAGATGAATATCACATTCCTGAGAATTGGAGGGTAGTTGAGAATAAGGGTATGGTTCAACAATCTGATGGTACTTGGAAGTTAATGGATGATCATAATGATGATGTTCTAATCATGCGTGCTCATTAA